The Terriglobales bacterium genome segment GAATGCCGAGTGCTGGCTTACGTCTGAGGTCTGGCGTCTGATGTCTAGAGGTGGTACTTCTTCCTCTTCTCCAGCAGGGTCTTGCGGCTGATGCCCAGGATCTGGGCCGCGCGGCCCTTCTTGCCGCGGCAGTGGTCGAGCACCTCGGCGATGTAGCCGCGCTCCACTTCCTCCAGCGACATCCTGGCCTCGCCGCCGCGGACTGCCCCTTGCCGCACCTGGGCCGGCAGCTCCTCCGCCCGGATCTCCCCGCCCGCTCCGAAGACCACCGCGCGCTCCAGCAGGTTGCGGAGTTCGCGCACGTTGCCCGGCCAGGGGTAC includes the following:
- a CDS encoding helix-turn-helix domain-containing protein; amino-acid sequence: YPWPGNVRELRNLLERAVVFGAGGEIRAEELPAQVRQGAVRGGEARMSLEEVERGYIAEVLDHCRGKKGRAAQILGISRKTLLEKRKKYHL